The Thaumasiovibrio subtropicus genome window below encodes:
- a CDS encoding asparagine synthase-related protein has translation MSIIAGIVSHTGLNITHKHLIEELTGYFQRFPTDETRVSASNKHAIFNFDFDAYEQTAWLQNGQTTSACVGHPLLSSNRTDDLVTLRDSDCLNQALSESEGAFCYLSYCQATGRLTLATDPLGLRPFYFMHFQGALIFSTQLKILKQLSLPLTRNLDGVTEFATLGYFLLDHTPYNEVRCARPGERLDFHHGDTHLTEYFDWVQLAQVRYPTEFAVDLMDDAFKVACRKYLHHDTSVVTTLSGGLDSRVIAAELQRAGMDITALNFSTSKTLDSHCAERFAQTQGIPLDLVSVRDTQSHSVEQKLGKHWRCRPHREYDRISRPQLAWSGNGGSVGIGMIYYSDDVYNAALSENVEALVDAYLDQQYAYAPKSVINGASDLQQNLRNNLIASFAPLKSLPLDKAYQLFLFLNDQHHHLAVPFEEIDEYQMEFCLPMYSWKVLQYPLSQPIQEMRKHKFYLAWLAHAYPQTLQSPWQAYPGHIPCPLPIEGKNQWSIDRSKLLRVHEVIEIWQKTMDLPMRDRVNRRVFSVQCLLHALHIRNSASSINFAKRFTYW, from the coding sequence ATGAGCATCATCGCTGGCATTGTAAGCCATACTGGTTTGAACATTACCCATAAGCATCTAATCGAAGAGCTCACCGGTTATTTTCAACGCTTTCCAACCGATGAAACCCGTGTCAGTGCATCGAACAAGCACGCTATTTTCAATTTCGACTTTGATGCCTACGAGCAAACGGCATGGTTACAGAATGGGCAAACTACCTCAGCCTGTGTTGGACACCCGCTGTTAAGTAGCAATCGAACCGATGATTTAGTCACACTTCGTGATAGCGACTGTCTCAATCAAGCGCTGTCAGAATCTGAAGGCGCGTTTTGCTACCTGTCATACTGCCAAGCGACTGGCCGATTGACCCTTGCCACCGATCCCCTTGGACTACGCCCTTTCTATTTCATGCATTTTCAAGGCGCGCTTATTTTTTCTACCCAACTAAAAATCTTAAAACAGCTCTCACTGCCACTCACGCGCAACCTTGATGGTGTCACCGAATTCGCCACGCTCGGGTACTTTCTGCTTGATCATACGCCGTATAATGAAGTGCGCTGCGCGCGCCCCGGAGAACGCCTCGATTTCCATCATGGTGACACCCATCTGACAGAGTATTTTGATTGGGTTCAACTTGCGCAAGTCCGCTATCCCACCGAGTTTGCTGTCGATCTTATGGATGATGCCTTTAAGGTCGCCTGCCGAAAATATCTTCACCATGACACCAGTGTCGTAACGACACTCTCTGGCGGTCTTGATTCTCGCGTGATTGCCGCAGAGCTGCAACGCGCAGGTATGGATATCACAGCGCTTAACTTCTCAACCAGTAAAACACTAGACAGCCATTGCGCCGAGCGATTCGCCCAAACACAAGGCATTCCGCTTGACCTCGTGAGCGTTCGAGACACGCAAAGTCACTCTGTAGAGCAAAAACTTGGGAAACACTGGCGATGCCGCCCACACCGCGAATACGATCGCATTAGCCGACCACAGCTGGCATGGTCTGGCAATGGTGGTAGTGTCGGTATCGGCATGATCTATTACTCCGATGACGTCTATAACGCGGCGCTCTCGGAAAATGTCGAAGCCCTTGTCGATGCCTATTTAGATCAACAGTATGCCTATGCGCCTAAATCTGTCATCAATGGCGCATCTGACCTGCAACAAAACTTACGTAATAATCTCATCGCCTCGTTTGCGCCCTTGAAGTCACTCCCTCTGGATAAAGCGTATCAACTGTTTTTGTTCTTAAATGATCAGCATCACCACCTTGCCGTCCCCTTTGAGGAGATTGATGAATACCAAATGGAATTTTGTTTACCCATGTACTCTTGGAAAGTACTGCAATACCCGCTGAGTCAACCCATTCAAGAAATGCGCAAACACAAGTTTTACCTTGCTTGGCTAGCCCATGCTTACCCGCAGACACTGCAATCGCCATGGCAAGCGTATCCAGGCCATATTCCTTGCCCACTGCCTATCGAAGGTAAAAATCAATGGAGTATTGATCGAAGTAAGTTATTGCGCGTTCATGAAGTGATTGAAATATGGCAGAAAACAATGGACTTACCGATGCGCGATCGCGTCAATCGCCGGGTCTTTAGCGTGCAATGCCTGCTTCACGCACTGCACATTCGCAACAGTGCCAGCAGTATTAACTTCGCAAAGCGATTCACGTATTGGTAA
- a CDS encoding response regulator, which yields MTKHVLVVDDDIEIRELLEEYLSKSGYRVLTAGDGVEMATQMAANHIDAILLDVMLPGDDGFSLCQQVRRNSNVPIIMITAVSDDTDQIIGLEIGADDYIAKPFNPRQLLARLKAVLRRASVNEVAPEVPIAMVFKEWRLELVTHTLTNLESGEQHALPAGDFNLLMFFLNNPHQLLDRDTISNAIKGRESLPFERGIDVQLSRLRQRLGDRGTSSQFIKTLRGTGYMFICDVTPEYR from the coding sequence GTGACAAAGCACGTTCTAGTTGTTGATGATGATATAGAGATCAGAGAGCTGCTTGAAGAATATCTTTCCAAGTCTGGCTATCGGGTGCTGACTGCGGGTGACGGTGTGGAGATGGCGACGCAAATGGCGGCCAATCATATCGATGCCATCTTGTTAGATGTGATGTTGCCGGGAGACGATGGCTTTAGCTTATGCCAACAGGTTCGGCGTAATTCGAATGTGCCCATTATTATGATCACCGCAGTGTCAGATGATACAGACCAGATTATCGGTCTAGAGATTGGTGCCGATGACTACATTGCCAAACCCTTTAACCCACGTCAGCTTTTAGCACGCTTAAAAGCGGTATTACGAAGAGCAAGTGTGAATGAGGTTGCCCCTGAGGTGCCAATCGCCATGGTATTTAAAGAGTGGCGATTAGAGCTGGTGACGCATACGCTAACGAATCTGGAGTCAGGAGAGCAACATGCCTTGCCCGCTGGGGATTTCAATTTATTGATGTTCTTTCTTAACAACCCCCATCAGTTGCTCGATAGAGATACGATTTCGAATGCAATAAAAGGGCGGGAATCATTGCCGTTTGAGCGCGGGATTGATGTGCAATTATCACGATTACGGCAGCGATTAGGGGATAGAGGCACGTCGTCGCAATTCATAAAAACCTTGCGGGGAACGGGGTACATGTTTATCTGCGACGTAACGCCTGAATATCGATGA
- a CDS encoding ATP-binding protein: MIRFPHSLLARTLLFTLVAVICAQLIATLIWYSQTKERELQGLEATSVSMANNFASTVTFFQKLPREYRHIVLDQLRNMGGTRFFVSFNEELIAIEAVPETRLKQIAVNAFDRVLDDKLPRVEEIHVEFSSPDTLHILKNDILLSDLPRSWAHYTLSLEPINPPILVVQIKLAAGEWLYIAALLPAPYVTLEDKILTTQQVWFLIVSTLLLLAFTSVMVRQQTRPLRRLARAANALSLDIHQPPLKEEGASELVTATRAFNRMQQRLRRFIDDRERLFSSISHDLKTPITRLRLRAELIDDEVKITKFNRDLDELELMVKAALQCVKDTDLHENLTEINIHQLLENIAEPLNQHRQAVVLPDNVLPSFVGKPLALKRCLTNVIENGVRYGDKVVVSATPDEEHYWITVCDEGPGIPLSQREKVFEPHFRIATDEQGHGLGLGIARSIAHAHGGDLFLDDNLPRGLRVVIKLPRVSLTA, encoded by the coding sequence ATGATACGTTTTCCTCATTCGTTGCTGGCGCGGACCTTGTTGTTCACTTTAGTGGCGGTTATCTGTGCACAACTGATCGCCACCCTAATCTGGTACTCTCAAACCAAAGAGCGCGAACTGCAAGGGTTAGAAGCGACCTCCGTCAGTATGGCGAATAACTTCGCCTCGACTGTCACCTTTTTTCAAAAGCTACCACGGGAATATCGCCATATCGTGCTAGACCAACTGCGCAATATGGGCGGTACACGTTTCTTTGTCTCCTTTAATGAGGAACTGATCGCGATTGAAGCGGTGCCCGAAACACGCTTAAAACAGATCGCGGTAAATGCGTTTGATCGTGTTTTGGATGACAAGTTACCGCGAGTGGAGGAGATTCATGTGGAATTCTCTTCTCCAGACACATTACATATTCTGAAAAACGACATTTTACTGAGTGATCTGCCACGCTCTTGGGCACATTACACCTTAAGCCTAGAGCCGATTAACCCGCCCATCTTAGTGGTGCAGATTAAGCTGGCGGCGGGAGAGTGGTTGTATATCGCGGCTTTGCTGCCTGCCCCGTATGTGACGTTAGAAGATAAGATCCTGACAACCCAGCAAGTCTGGTTCTTAATCGTCAGCACACTGTTATTGCTCGCATTTACTTCCGTGATGGTGAGGCAGCAGACGCGGCCATTACGGCGACTCGCCCGTGCAGCCAATGCACTGAGTTTGGATATCCACCAGCCGCCTTTAAAAGAAGAAGGGGCCAGTGAGCTTGTTACCGCGACACGGGCGTTCAATCGGATGCAGCAGCGTTTACGTCGCTTTATTGATGATCGAGAACGCTTGTTTTCATCCATCTCTCATGACCTTAAAACCCCGATTACCCGCTTGCGATTGCGTGCGGAACTCATCGACGATGAAGTGAAAATAACCAAGTTCAATCGAGACTTAGATGAACTGGAACTCATGGTTAAAGCGGCCCTTCAATGTGTGAAAGACACCGACTTACATGAAAACCTGACAGAAATAAATATCCATCAATTGCTAGAAAATATTGCCGAGCCACTGAATCAGCATCGACAAGCCGTGGTATTGCCTGACAATGTGTTGCCGAGTTTTGTCGGCAAACCGCTGGCATTAAAACGTTGTCTCACCAACGTGATTGAAAATGGTGTCCGATACGGAGACAAAGTTGTCGTGTCTGCTACGCCTGATGAAGAGCACTACTGGATCACTGTCTGTGACGAAGGTCCCGGTATTCCACTCTCGCAAAGAGAGAAAGTGTTTGAACCTCATTTCCGTATCGCAACCGATGAGCAAGGCCATGGCCTCGGGCTAGGCATTGCGCGAAGTATCGCCCACGCCCATGGGGGCGATCTATTCTTGGACGATAACCTCCCCAGAGGGTTAAGAGTCGTGATTAAGCTTCCCCGTGTCAGTCTCACTGCGTAG
- a CDS encoding ABC transporter substrate-binding protein, which produces MNMKQSVIALSIALAAPISQAGEVEVLHWWTSGGEAKSIGVLKDMLEDQGHSWKDFAVAGGGGESAMTVLKTRAVSGNPPSAAQIKGHDIQEWGELGFLTDLDGVASAEKWDAMLPSVVSEVMKHDGKYVAVPVNVHRVNWLWANPEVFEKAGAAVPNSIEGFFAAAEKIKAAGLIPLAHGGQPWQDATLFEAIALDVLGSEGYNKAFVEHDLEVLGGEKMVETFEIFKRMRSYIDENSPGRDWNIATSMVINGEAAMQVMGDWAKGEFAAAGKKAGEDFICAPAFGTADQFTFNIDSFAFFKIKEGDNVTAQKNLASTILTKDFQEVFNLNKGSIPVRLDMSMSAFDSCATAAMDSFKATAESGDLVPSMAHGMSTTSYVQGAIFDVVTNYFNDDNANPNEAVDKLVRAVKSAL; this is translated from the coding sequence ATGAACATGAAACAGAGTGTCATCGCTTTATCTATTGCGCTAGCCGCACCTATTTCTCAAGCTGGTGAAGTGGAAGTGCTTCACTGGTGGACATCTGGCGGTGAAGCAAAATCCATTGGTGTATTGAAAGACATGCTAGAAGACCAGGGCCATAGCTGGAAAGACTTTGCAGTAGCGGGTGGTGGTGGCGAAAGTGCGATGACAGTATTAAAAACCCGCGCTGTTTCTGGCAATCCACCTTCAGCGGCACAAATTAAAGGACATGATATTCAAGAGTGGGGCGAACTCGGTTTTCTGACCGATCTCGATGGCGTCGCCTCAGCTGAGAAGTGGGATGCGATGTTGCCCAGTGTGGTTTCAGAGGTCATGAAACACGATGGCAAATATGTTGCAGTTCCCGTCAACGTGCATCGCGTGAACTGGCTGTGGGCAAATCCAGAGGTGTTCGAGAAAGCAGGTGCAGCCGTACCGAATAGTATTGAAGGCTTCTTTGCCGCCGCAGAGAAAATAAAAGCGGCAGGTTTGATTCCGCTCGCACATGGTGGCCAGCCTTGGCAAGATGCCACCCTATTTGAAGCCATCGCCTTAGATGTGTTGGGCTCTGAGGGATACAACAAGGCGTTTGTAGAACACGATCTTGAGGTGCTTGGTGGAGAGAAGATGGTAGAGACTTTCGAAATCTTCAAACGTATGCGCAGCTACATTGATGAAAACTCCCCTGGCCGTGACTGGAACATTGCGACCTCGATGGTGATCAATGGCGAAGCCGCGATGCAAGTGATGGGAGACTGGGCTAAAGGAGAATTTGCGGCAGCGGGTAAGAAAGCGGGTGAAGATTTTATCTGTGCCCCAGCATTCGGTACTGCAGATCAGTTTACGTTTAACATAGATAGCTTTGCCTTCTTCAAGATCAAAGAAGGCGATAATGTCACCGCACAGAAAAACCTCGCTAGCACCATTCTCACGAAAGATTTCCAAGAAGTCTTTAACCTAAATAAAGGTTCAATCCCAGTGCGCTTAGATATGTCAATGAGTGCCTTCGACAGTTGCGCAACTGCGGCAATGGACTCTTTCAAAGCGACCGCGGAAAGTGGCGATCTTGTGCCCAGTATGGCGCACGGCATGTCGACCACCAGCTATGTGCAAGGGGCGATTTTTGATGTCGTGACGAACTACTTCAATGACGATAATGCCAACCCGAACGAAGCCGTCGACAAGCTTGTTCGCGCAGTGAAGTCTGCACTTTAA
- a CDS encoding IS110 family transposase yields the protein MNKCKTIGIDLAKNTFYFIMLDKQGKQVERKKLNRQQLIGYLSKLETCVIAMEACGTAHYWGRKIGQLGHSVVLLPAQHVKGYLRGQKNDYNDAKAIAEACQHGAIRPVAVKSLAQQDDQTFLLMRQHVSSDRKRLINHVRGLLAEYGVVLARGSQVLRKSLPFILEDVENGLTDEFRALLFRQYTQLERLDEELQWYDERLAEKVKQKDVCQRLIKVPGIGPVVSFSLRAWMGSGEQFKRGRDASAALGLVPKQFSTGGREVLLGITKRGNQQLRSFVVHGARAVVSRADGKTDRLSQWILRLVERRGFNKAVVALANKIIRIAWVIICRGESYKAPAAV from the coding sequence ATGAATAAGTGTAAAACCATTGGTATCGATTTAGCAAAGAATACTTTTTACTTCATCATGTTGGACAAACAGGGTAAGCAAGTTGAGAGAAAGAAATTAAATCGACAACAGCTCATTGGCTATCTCTCGAAGCTAGAGACTTGTGTCATTGCGATGGAAGCATGCGGTACAGCGCATTACTGGGGACGAAAAATAGGCCAGCTAGGGCACTCTGTTGTATTACTTCCCGCTCAGCATGTGAAAGGCTATTTACGAGGCCAAAAGAATGACTATAACGATGCAAAGGCCATCGCAGAAGCGTGTCAGCACGGTGCGATTCGCCCCGTTGCGGTCAAATCCCTAGCGCAGCAAGACGACCAAACTTTTTTGCTCATGCGTCAACACGTGAGTAGTGACAGAAAGCGCTTAATCAATCATGTGAGAGGGTTGCTGGCGGAGTATGGGGTAGTGCTGGCGAGAGGAAGTCAGGTATTGCGTAAATCGCTGCCTTTTATTCTAGAAGATGTTGAGAACGGCTTAACCGACGAATTTCGAGCGCTTTTATTCAGGCAATACACACAACTCGAAAGGCTTGACGAAGAGCTACAGTGGTACGACGAAAGGTTGGCCGAAAAAGTGAAGCAAAAAGACGTTTGTCAGCGTTTGATAAAAGTGCCAGGTATTGGTCCCGTGGTGAGTTTTTCCTTAAGAGCCTGGATGGGAAGTGGTGAGCAATTTAAACGAGGGCGTGATGCGTCAGCAGCCTTAGGTTTAGTGCCCAAGCAATTTAGCACGGGAGGTCGAGAGGTATTGCTTGGCATTACAAAGCGAGGGAATCAGCAGTTAAGGTCATTCGTGGTTCATGGTGCAAGAGCGGTTGTGAGTCGAGCCGATGGCAAAACAGACAGGCTTAGTCAATGGATATTGCGGCTGGTTGAAAGGCGAGGTTTTAACAAGGCTGTGGTGGCGCTGGCGAATAAGATAATCCGTATCGCGTGGGTCATTATCTGTCGAGGAGAAAGCTATAAAGCGCCAGCGGCGGTTTAA
- a CDS encoding carbohydrate ABC transporter permease — MEHTMSTSISKSQPKKRFADRLQHWLPKIVLAPTMVMTVVCIYGFIFWTAALSMTNSRFLPSFNFTGFSQYAKLMENDRWLTSLSNLAIFGFLFIAIVIMLGVSLAIFLDQNIRQEGAIRTIYLYPMALSFIVTGTAWKWILNPGLGLEKLMHDWGFTGFEFDWLVNSEMSVYTLVIAGVWQSSGFVMAMFLAGLRGIDDSIIKAAQIDGASLPVIYWKIILPCLRPVFFSAVIITSHIAIKSFDLVTALTSGGPGYSSDLPALFMYAHSFTRGQIGLGAASAMMMLGGVLAILVPYLYSELREKKS; from the coding sequence ATGGAGCACACTATGTCAACGTCGATAAGTAAAAGCCAGCCTAAAAAACGCTTTGCTGATCGCCTTCAACACTGGCTGCCGAAGATCGTTCTCGCGCCCACCATGGTGATGACCGTGGTGTGTATTTACGGGTTTATTTTCTGGACAGCCGCACTCTCGATGACGAACTCACGATTTTTACCCAGCTTCAATTTTACGGGATTCTCCCAATATGCAAAGCTGATGGAAAATGATCGTTGGCTCACCTCATTGAGCAACCTTGCGATATTCGGCTTCCTGTTTATTGCCATTGTGATCATGCTAGGTGTGTCGTTGGCGATCTTTTTGGATCAAAACATCCGTCAAGAGGGCGCAATCCGTACCATTTATCTCTATCCGATGGCGTTGAGTTTTATTGTCACGGGAACCGCTTGGAAATGGATTTTAAATCCCGGACTAGGGCTAGAAAAGCTGATGCATGACTGGGGGTTCACAGGATTTGAGTTTGATTGGTTAGTGAACTCAGAGATGTCGGTTTACACCTTGGTGATCGCCGGTGTGTGGCAGTCATCGGGTTTTGTGATGGCGATGTTTCTTGCTGGGTTGCGTGGAATAGACGATTCCATCATCAAAGCGGCACAAATAGATGGTGCATCACTCCCCGTGATCTATTGGAAGATCATTCTACCTTGTTTGCGACCTGTGTTTTTTAGTGCGGTCATCATTACGTCCCATATCGCGATTAAGAGCTTTGACTTGGTCACCGCATTAACATCGGGTGGGCCGGGCTATTCATCGGATTTACCTGCACTCTTTATGTATGCCCACTCCTTTACCCGAGGCCAAATAGGGCTAGGAGCGGCCAGTGCAATGATGATGCTAGGCGGAGTGCTGGCTATCTTGGTGCCATACCTCTATTCAGAGCTGCGGGAGAAAAAGTCATGA
- a CDS encoding carbohydrate ABC transporter permease — protein MKTLPWQRMALYSLLVLFCFFYLMPLVVMVLTSFKTLPDIKAGNLISLPEVWVLDAWSKAWSSACTGVKCEGIQGYFWNSFQMVIPAVAISTLLGAFNGYVISKWKFKGSDLFFSLLLFGCFIPFQVILLPMASLLGKMGLANTTAGLVLVHVIYGAAFTTLFFRNFYVGIPDELVKAAKLDGAGFFTIFFRIMLPLSVPIIMVTVIWQFTSIWNDFLFGVVYSGSETQPITVALNNLVNTSTGVKEYNVDMAAAIIAALPTLVVYVLAGKYFVRGLTAGSVKG, from the coding sequence ATGAAGACATTACCTTGGCAACGTATGGCGTTGTACAGCTTATTGGTGCTGTTCTGTTTCTTTTATCTGATGCCGCTTGTGGTAATGGTACTGACTTCATTTAAAACCTTGCCGGATATCAAAGCGGGTAACTTGATTTCCCTCCCTGAAGTTTGGGTGTTAGATGCATGGTCAAAAGCTTGGTCATCGGCGTGTACCGGGGTGAAGTGTGAAGGCATTCAGGGCTATTTCTGGAACTCATTCCAGATGGTCATTCCGGCAGTCGCCATATCAACCTTGTTAGGGGCGTTTAACGGCTACGTGATCAGCAAATGGAAGTTTAAGGGCTCAGATCTCTTCTTTAGCCTGCTGCTGTTTGGCTGTTTCATTCCTTTTCAAGTGATTTTATTACCGATGGCGTCTCTGCTCGGCAAGATGGGACTGGCCAACACAACAGCAGGACTGGTGCTGGTGCATGTGATTTACGGTGCAGCATTTACCACCCTCTTTTTCAGAAACTTCTACGTAGGTATTCCCGATGAGTTAGTGAAAGCGGCAAAGCTGGATGGGGCGGGATTCTTTACGATTTTCTTTCGCATCATGCTGCCGCTCTCCGTGCCCATCATCATGGTGACGGTGATTTGGCAGTTCACCTCTATTTGGAATGACTTTCTGTTCGGCGTGGTCTACTCCGGATCGGAGACACAGCCCATCACAGTGGCACTTAACAACCTTGTGAATACCAGTACTGGGGTGAAGGAGTACAACGTAGATATGGCAGCAGCGATCATTGCGGCATTGCCTACGCTGGTTGTTTACGTCTTGGCTGGAAAGTATTTTGTGCGCGGTTTAACCGCTGGCTCAGTGAAAGGATAA
- a CDS encoding ABC transporter ATP-binding protein, protein MATLQLKEIRKTYPKATVETLKGIDISIDSGEFLILVGPSGCGKSTLMNTIAGLENISDGEILIDGNDVANVEPKDRDIAMVFQSYALYPNMTVYNNIAFGLKIRKMPNEEIDREVNRVAEMLQIDQLLHRKPSQLSGGQRQRVAMGRALARQPKLFLFDEPLSNLDAKLRVEMRTQIKRLHQQLKTTIVYVTHDQIEAMTLADRIAVMKDGELQQLGTPREIYSQPSNMFVAGFMGSPSMNFIYARVDLDGQDKPIAQLIVDDKVYRLPLPAALRPKDGQEIVIGLRPENITEQSTEKSEVKIPLKLEVLEPTGPDTLAMVKVNGKEVACRLSPELDVKVGETADLHFDLSKAVFFDPTTTDRLAV, encoded by the coding sequence ATGGCAACATTACAATTAAAAGAGATACGTAAAACCTACCCGAAAGCGACGGTGGAAACGTTGAAAGGGATCGATATCAGTATTGATTCCGGTGAGTTTCTCATCCTCGTTGGGCCATCCGGTTGCGGTAAGTCAACCTTGATGAACACGATAGCGGGGTTGGAAAACATTTCTGATGGCGAGATCCTTATCGACGGTAACGATGTTGCAAATGTTGAACCTAAGGATAGAGATATTGCGATGGTGTTTCAGTCGTATGCGCTGTACCCCAATATGACGGTGTATAACAACATCGCTTTTGGGCTAAAGATACGCAAAATGCCCAATGAGGAGATTGACCGTGAGGTGAATCGCGTCGCTGAAATGTTGCAGATAGATCAACTATTGCATCGCAAACCGTCACAATTATCTGGTGGTCAACGCCAGCGGGTAGCGATGGGGCGGGCATTGGCTCGCCAACCTAAGCTGTTTCTGTTTGATGAGCCTTTATCAAACCTCGATGCCAAGTTGCGCGTTGAGATGCGAACCCAAATTAAGCGCTTGCACCAGCAACTTAAAACGACCATCGTTTATGTCACTCACGACCAAATTGAGGCCATGACGTTAGCAGACCGCATTGCGGTGATGAAGGATGGTGAACTCCAGCAACTTGGCACGCCGAGAGAGATCTACAGTCAGCCAAGCAACATGTTTGTGGCAGGGTTTATGGGCTCGCCATCAATGAATTTCATCTATGCACGTGTGGATCTTGATGGTCAAGACAAACCGATCGCGCAGTTGATTGTTGATGATAAGGTGTACCGTTTACCGCTGCCTGCGGCGTTACGGCCAAAAGATGGGCAAGAAATTGTTATTGGGTTGCGGCCGGAAAACATTACCGAGCAGTCAACTGAGAAAAGCGAAGTGAAAATCCCACTGAAGCTGGAAGTGCTGGAGCCGACAGGCCCGGACACGTTGGCGATGGTGAAGGTGAATGGTAAGGAAGTCGCTTGCCGTTTATCACCAGAGCTAGATGTGAAAGTAGGAGAAACAGCCGATCTTCATTTTGATCTCTCTAAAGCCGTGTTTTTTGACCCGACCACGACCGATCGCTTGGCGGTGTGA
- a CDS encoding sulfatase-like hydrolase/transferase: MNKSTALGVMLCPLLSPFIAEASPVSPNVIIILVDDLGYDELGFMGSDDILSPNLDKLAAGGTHFSQGYMTSSVCGPSRSGLISGRYQDRLGIWGNFGAHSQRGFPLNHEMLQDRFKHAGYTTGAIGKWHLGMHDDAFKPWNRNFDYFYGFLGGGHKYSMARTEYTGRPNEWPIQRNAEIVEYQQGDYLTEVFSQEAVDFIDRHHDEPFFLYLAYNAPHAPWEAPQSYFDRVDAHFDGQFETRFRRILSAMMLAVDDGVGAVMSALERHDITDNTAVIFLSDNGYQTRMRRVNTTNHAGNPADLRGFKGDSYEGGIRVPYILHWPNEVPAGLKYEKPVMSLDIAPTITRHLTDDGPQHPYDGVDLIPFLKGENTARPHEWMFFRYVHDIAYRKGDWVITWNDQHKIAGERRNNRELPMEEQQLMLFNLADDVSQQQDLRASHPEKFAELYRDYLALLDTFPDEDYPALFDTPYTVINADSL; this comes from the coding sequence ATGAACAAGTCTACTGCGTTAGGGGTCATGCTTTGCCCCCTACTCTCGCCATTTATTGCTGAAGCCAGCCCCGTATCGCCAAATGTCATCATCATTCTGGTTGACGACCTTGGCTATGATGAACTTGGGTTTATGGGCTCAGACGATATTCTTAGCCCAAATCTCGATAAACTCGCGGCGGGTGGCACACACTTTTCGCAAGGTTATATGACCTCATCCGTCTGCGGTCCATCGCGTTCTGGACTGATATCTGGTCGCTACCAAGATCGTCTTGGTATCTGGGGCAATTTTGGTGCCCACTCTCAACGTGGCTTCCCCCTAAACCATGAAATGCTACAAGATAGGTTCAAGCATGCGGGTTACACCACTGGCGCGATCGGTAAATGGCATCTCGGTATGCATGACGACGCGTTTAAGCCTTGGAACCGTAATTTTGATTACTTTTATGGCTTCCTTGGGGGTGGACACAAATATTCCATGGCGCGCACCGAATACACAGGTCGCCCCAATGAATGGCCAATACAGCGCAATGCAGAGATTGTCGAATACCAGCAAGGTGATTACCTGACAGAGGTATTTTCTCAAGAGGCCGTTGACTTTATTGACCGCCATCACGATGAGCCGTTCTTTTTATATTTAGCCTACAATGCGCCGCATGCCCCTTGGGAAGCACCACAGTCATACTTTGATCGCGTTGACGCCCACTTTGATGGCCAGTTTGAAACCCGCTTTCGTCGCATCCTTTCAGCCATGATGCTGGCGGTCGACGATGGTGTTGGCGCGGTGATGTCGGCGCTAGAGCGACACGATATCACAGACAATACTGCGGTCATTTTCTTGTCTGATAACGGCTATCAAACCCGAATGCGAAGAGTGAATACCACTAACCATGCCGGGAATCCCGCTGACTTAAGAGGATTTAAAGGGGACAGTTATGAGGGCGGTATTCGTGTTCCTTACATTCTCCATTGGCCAAACGAAGTGCCCGCCGGATTAAAATATGAGAAGCCGGTGATGTCATTAGATATCGCGCCCACCATCACGCGTCACCTCACAGACGACGGTCCTCAACACCCTTATGACGGTGTCGACCTCATTCCCTTCCTAAAAGGTGAGAATACCGCGCGCCCTCATGAGTGGATGTTCTTCCGTTATGTTCATGACATCGCCTATCGCAAAGGAGATTGGGTCATTACCTGGAATGACCAACACAAGATTGCAGGCGAAAGACGTAACAACCGAGAACTCCCCATGGAAGAGCAGCAATTAATGTTGTTTAACCTAGCGGATGATGTCTCTCAGCAACAGGATTTACGCGCATCTCACCCAGAAAAATTCGCCGAACTGTATCGGGACTATCTCGCGTTACTTGATACCTTCCCGGATGAAGACTATCCAGCGCTATTTGATACACCTTATACCGTCATTAACGCTGACAGCCTTTAA